The Colwellia sp. M166 genome segment GTAATCTAATTCTGGCGCAAACCATGCGTAAGTCACACGTTTTTTTTCAATAACTTCACGTTTAAGCCTGATGGTTTTTACCAAACCGTAAGGTAGCATGATTTCTTCTTCACCATCATATTGATAAACGTAATTTTTTATCGAGCCTGATGATTTGATAACAGGATAAACAAATTGTTTTTGCTCTGGTTCGCTGATCATATTTAGACGATGCTGTAGATGGTAGCTCAGTGAGTCTTGAATATTATCAGGAAAGTCGATGCTTTTAGTTTTCTGTTTCTTTTCATCCGTAGCGGTATTGTTAGCTGTGTCATAACTCCATTTATAAAACTTATCAGAGCCAGTGCCTTCGCGTTTGTATTCATAGCTGGTTGGTGTAACTTTATTACCCTCAAGTTTAACAATTGAGGTTTCATCACGAATATCTG includes the following:
- a CDS encoding DUF3108 domain-containing protein; protein product: MLKSLPYTALLLASLTLFSPLSFAQTTDKASKVMIPPFNAKYTILHKSKAVGDATRKLSYLDNGLAQYSYHTNIEWLIFSDIRDETSIVKLEGNKVTPTSYEYKREGTGSDKFYKWSYDTANNTATDEKKQKTKSIDFPDNIQDSLSYHLQHRLNMISEPEQKQFVYPVIKSSGSIKNYVYQYDGEEEIMLPYGLVKTIRLKREVIEKKRVTYAWFAPELDYLLVKLHQIKGGVEQFEAQLNSVTAIKSTAVVVNKKAL